Genomic window (Fundidesulfovibrio terrae):
CCCTGGCCCGCCAACCCGATTTCATCATCTTCACTGGTGACTTGACCCATACCACGGACGACGAACAGGTACGCCGCAAGCGCCTCGGTGAATTCCGTGAGATCGTGGGAGCCCTCAAGGTGAAGAATGTCCGGTTCATGCCCGGGGAACACGACGCCGGGCTGGACAACGGCAAGGCATACCAGGAGCTCTTCGGGGAAACACACTACGCCTTCGAACACAAAGGCGTGCATTTCATCGTTCTGGACAATGTTTCCAACCCGGGCTCCACCATTGGCGACGCCCAACTGCAATGGTTCGCCGCCGAACTGGGCAAGATCGACAAGAAAGCGCCGCTGGTCATCTTCACCCACCGGCCGCTGTTCGACCTTGCCCCTGACTGGGACTGGCACACCCGCGACGGGGCCAAGGCCTTGGAGATGCTCAAGCCGTTCACCAACAACGTCACGGTCTTCTACGGGCACATCCATCAGGTGAACCACCACGAAGCCGACGGCATCAAACACAACTCCGCCATGGGCCTCATGTATCCCCTGCCCGCCCCGGGTTCCGTACCGATCAAGGCCCCCCTTCCCTGGACTCCCTCACAGCCGTTCAAGGGCCTGGGATTCCGGGGCGTGGACGCCGGCAAGGACCGGGCATACGCCCTGACCGAATACCCCCTCAAGGGAGA
Coding sequences:
- a CDS encoding metallophosphoesterase family protein, whose translation is MKTGIERREFLKLAGIGSVVFASGLMGMNGLGHAATPAQDDFFFVQMSDTHWGFNNPAVNPEAGTTLQKAVAAVNALARQPDFIIFTGDLTHTTDDEQVRRKRLGEFREIVGALKVKNVRFMPGEHDAGLDNGKAYQELFGETHYAFEHKGVHFIVLDNVSNPGSTIGDAQLQWFAAELGKIDKKAPLVIFTHRPLFDLAPDWDWHTRDGAKALEMLKPFTNNVTVFYGHIHQVNHHEADGIKHNSAMGLMYPLPAPGSVPIKAPLPWTPSQPFKGLGFRGVDAGKDRAYALTEYPLKGE